One Gordonia zhaorongruii DNA segment encodes these proteins:
- a CDS encoding cytochrome c oxidase subunit II, producing the protein MKLTNRGRSSARRGVPASRTIKRLSGLAVLGVVVLMTSGCSAEEALRFGWPEGITPEGKSMAEFWTWSVIAALAMGVLVWGLIFWTITFHRAKKSETEDEVIPRQTGYNVPLELAYTAIPFVLIAVMFYFTVGVQNEVENKEDNPAIAVDVTAFQWNWKFGYNSVNIDGRQLVNPQTDSRKGEAFELQIPKYRDHEGEREAIKGAAGGRSAEERKYLAFDKIETVGTSAEVPVLVLPTDTRIQFNLAAADVVHSFWVPEFLFKRDVMPFPEQNHQDPTFQVSSIDREGAFVGRCAEMCGTFHAMMNFEIRAVSPADFAKYIEFRNSNPDATNAQALQAICEVPQSVTTVPFDTRRVSNGTTPEKIGDADNTKQAQCTPAEGGTN; encoded by the coding sequence GTGAAATTGACGAACCGTGGACGGTCGTCGGCACGACGCGGAGTGCCCGCGTCGCGCACGATCAAACGACTGAGTGGCCTCGCGGTCCTGGGTGTCGTTGTGCTGATGACGTCGGGGTGCAGTGCTGAAGAGGCATTGCGTTTCGGTTGGCCAGAGGGCATCACGCCCGAAGGTAAGAGCATGGCTGAGTTCTGGACGTGGTCGGTCATCGCCGCCCTCGCAATGGGCGTGCTGGTCTGGGGTCTGATCTTCTGGACCATCACCTTCCACCGCGCCAAGAAGTCGGAGACCGAGGACGAGGTCATTCCGCGTCAGACCGGCTACAACGTTCCGCTGGAACTCGCGTACACGGCGATCCCGTTCGTGCTGATCGCGGTGATGTTCTACTTCACCGTCGGCGTGCAGAACGAGGTGGAGAACAAAGAGGACAACCCGGCGATCGCTGTGGACGTCACCGCTTTCCAGTGGAACTGGAAGTTCGGTTACAACTCGGTCAACATCGACGGCCGTCAGCTCGTGAACCCGCAGACCGACTCCCGCAAGGGTGAGGCCTTCGAGCTCCAGATCCCGAAGTACCGGGACCACGAGGGTGAGCGGGAGGCGATCAAGGGCGCCGCAGGCGGTCGTTCGGCCGAGGAGCGCAAGTACCTCGCCTTCGACAAGATCGAGACCGTGGGCACCTCCGCAGAGGTTCCCGTCCTGGTGCTGCCGACCGACACGCGCATCCAGTTCAACCTGGCCGCCGCGGATGTCGTCCATTCGTTTTGGGTTCCCGAGTTCCTGTTCAAGCGCGATGTGATGCCCTTCCCGGAGCAGAACCACCAGGATCCGACTTTCCAGGTGAGCTCGATCGACCGTGAGGGTGCCTTCGTGGGACGTTGCGCCGAGATGTGCGGCACGTTCCACGCGATGATGAACTTCGAGATCCGCGCCGTGAGTCCGGCCGACTTCGCGAAGTACATCGAGTTCCGCAACTCCAACCCGGACGCCACCAACGCGCAGGCACTGCAGGCCATCTGTGAGGTTCCGCAGTCCGTGACCACGGTGCCGTTCGACACCCGCCGCGTCTCCAACGGCACCACGCCGGAGAAGATCGGTGACGCCGACAACACGAAGCAGGCGCAGTGCACGCCGGCCGAGGGGGGAACGAACTAA
- the asnB gene encoding asparagine synthase (glutamine-hydrolyzing), with protein MCGLLGMLTSDGSAASTSELIASAAHCMRHRGPDEPGTWSDDDIVLGFNRLSIIDIDHSHQPLRWGPPENPERYALVFNGEIYNYLEIRDELTREHDAVFRTEGDGESIVAGFHYWGPEVVTRLRGMFGFAVWDTEKRELFLARDSFGIKPMFMATSDRGTAFGSEKKSLLEVLDRLGLDRELDDRAIEHYTVLQYVPEPESLHKNVRRLESGCYATIAPGKAPEVTRYFKPQFPVRPFTPGGEQKRYDEIADVLRDSVAKHMRADVTVGSFLSGGIDSTAIAALAIQHNPDLITFTTGFERAGYSEVDVAAESAEAIGARHIVKVVSPSEFIEALPKIIWYLDDPVADPALVPLYFVAAEARKHVKVVLSGEGADELFGGYTIYKEPLSLKAFDRLPAGMRRLAGRMSDRIPEGTRGKSLLHRGSLSLEERYYGNARSFDDARLKAVLRNFREDWMHQDVTAPIYRMSEGMDPVTRMQHLDLFTWLRGDILVKADKINMAHSLELRVPFLDKEVFAVAEQLPFDEKIAHDTTKYALRKALEQIVPPHVLHRRKLGFPVPLRHWLAGTEMYDWARELIASSDTDHVFDKKFVMQMLEEHRRGDVDNSRRLWTVICFMLWYGIFVDGTVDPQIEEHNYPVRL; from the coding sequence GTGTGCGGCTTGCTCGGAATGCTCACCAGCGACGGTTCGGCGGCGTCGACCTCCGAATTGATCGCGTCGGCAGCGCACTGCATGCGGCATCGCGGGCCGGATGAACCGGGTACCTGGAGCGACGACGACATCGTCCTGGGGTTCAACCGGCTGTCGATCATCGACATCGACCACTCGCACCAGCCGTTGCGATGGGGTCCCCCGGAGAATCCCGAGCGGTACGCGCTGGTCTTCAACGGCGAGATCTACAACTACCTCGAGATCCGCGACGAGCTCACGCGCGAACACGACGCCGTGTTCCGCACCGAGGGCGACGGCGAGTCCATCGTGGCCGGCTTCCACTACTGGGGACCCGAGGTGGTGACCCGGCTGCGCGGCATGTTCGGTTTCGCGGTCTGGGATACCGAGAAGCGCGAGCTGTTCCTGGCCCGGGACTCGTTCGGCATCAAGCCGATGTTCATGGCGACGAGCGACCGCGGCACCGCGTTCGGCAGCGAGAAGAAGAGTCTCCTGGAGGTGCTCGACCGTCTCGGCCTCGACCGTGAGCTGGACGACCGCGCGATCGAGCACTACACGGTTCTCCAGTACGTGCCGGAGCCCGAGTCGCTGCACAAGAACGTCCGCCGCCTCGAGTCCGGCTGCTACGCGACGATCGCTCCCGGCAAGGCCCCCGAGGTGACCCGCTACTTCAAGCCGCAGTTCCCGGTCCGGCCGTTCACCCCCGGCGGTGAGCAGAAGCGTTACGACGAGATCGCGGACGTTCTGCGCGACTCGGTCGCCAAGCACATGCGCGCCGACGTGACGGTCGGCTCCTTCCTGTCCGGCGGCATCGACTCGACCGCGATCGCGGCGCTGGCGATCCAGCACAACCCGGATCTGATCACGTTCACCACCGGGTTCGAACGTGCGGGCTATTCCGAGGTGGATGTGGCCGCCGAGTCCGCTGAGGCGATCGGCGCCCGCCACATCGTGAAGGTCGTCAGCCCGTCCGAGTTCATCGAGGCACTGCCGAAGATCATCTGGTATCTCGACGATCCGGTGGCCGATCCGGCCCTGGTGCCGCTCTACTTCGTCGCCGCCGAGGCGCGCAAGCACGTCAAGGTGGTGCTGTCCGGTGAGGGCGCCGACGAGCTGTTCGGCGGATACACCATCTACAAGGAGCCGTTGTCGCTGAAGGCCTTCGACAGGCTCCCGGCCGGGATGCGCCGCCTGGCCGGCCGCATGTCCGACCGTATTCCGGAAGGCACTCGCGGCAAGAGCCTGCTGCATCGCGGATCGCTATCCCTCGAGGAGCGCTACTACGGCAACGCGCGGAGCTTCGACGACGCCCGACTCAAGGCCGTGCTGCGCAACTTCCGCGAGGACTGGATGCACCAGGACGTCACGGCGCCCATCTACCGCATGTCCGAGGGCATGGATCCGGTGACGCGCATGCAGCACCTCGACCTGTTCACCTGGTTGCGCGGCGACATCCTCGTCAAGGCCGACAAGATCAACATGGCGCACTCACTGGAACTTCGCGTGCCGTTCCTGGACAAGGAGGTCTTCGCCGTCGCCGAGCAGTTGCCGTTCGACGAGAAGATCGCCCACGACACCACCAAGTACGCGCTGCGCAAGGCGCTGGAGCAGATCGTGCCGCCGCACGTGCTGCACCGCCGCAAGCTCGGCTTCCCGGTTCCCCTCCGTCACTGGCTCGCGGGTACCGAGATGTACGACTGGGCACGCGAGCTCATCGCCTCGTCGGACACCGATCACGTCTTCGACAAGAAGTTCGTCATGCAGATGCTCGAGGAGCACCGCCGCGGCGACGTCGATAACAGCCGCCGGCTGTGGACCGTGATCTGCTTCATGCTCTGGTACGGCATCTTCGTCGATGGCACCGTCGATCCGCAGATCGAGGAGCACAACTACCCGGTGCGGCTCTAA